ACCGGCAGCTTCCACCCGCCGGGGCGGGCTCCGCCAGGGCCGCTTCCCCTCACAGCCGGCGCCGCGGTGAGAAGAAGCACCTGCCCTGCCACCGAGCGGGGCAGGAGGCTGCGCTGAGTGAAGGGGAGCACCGCGCCGCTGCCCCTCCATGAGACCGCCGTGGGACAGCGCCGCCGCGGGGAGGAGAAGGCGGCCGGGCCGCGCGGCTCCGCGGATGCCGGGGCGGCAGAAGcggcagcagtagcagcagcggcggcggcggcggcggcggcggcggcggcagccggGGCGGTTTTCCGCCCGCCGGGGTGTTCCACTGAAgcgggcgggcgcggcggcTTCACCTGTCGGCACTGAGCATgcgcgcggcggcggggcaCGCCACCGATTGGGAGCGCGATGCGAGTCTAGGACGGAGCAGCCGGGCAGTCGCGACTTCGCGCTGCCGCGCCGCCGGAGAGGGGCCGCCGGGGGCCGCTCTCCATGGGATTGgatgctgctgccgccgcctcGGACCCTGCTCCCTGCGAGGATCCAGCTCCCGCCGGCGACTCCCGTTGGCTGGGGGGTGTCTTCTCCGGAGCCGCCGGCTGCCTTGAGCCGGGCATGACCGGGTGGGCGGCGGGGGCCAGCCGTCCCCCGCTGCCCCCTCGTCGGGGGCcgggcagaggcagtgctgccGGGCTCCCTGTCGCGCCGGGGCGGCGCTGCCCGGCCCTGCCCTGAGGGTCCGGCGGGGCAGAGGCGGGCGGCTCAGCCGCTGGAGCCGCTCGGCGGGGCGGCTGTTGGACTGTTAGCGGGGGGCGATGAGGgcagcggggcggcggcggcggggcggcagGGCGGGGCGGGGGCTCCGCCGGGCTCTCTAGGACGCCGGCGCCCCGCACACCCACCATGgatctgctgctggtggtgaacACGAGCCTGGGCTCCCCCAACGAGTCCCTGGCGCTGCCCCCTTCGTCGCCGTCCTCTTCTGATCTCCTGCAGCCGCCCTCCCCGTACTCCCCGGCGGCCGTGGCCAGCCTGGCGGCGGTGGTGGGCTTCCTCATCGTCTTCACCATCGTGGGCAACGTGCTGGTGGTGATAGCTGTGCTCACCAGCCGGGCGCTGAGAGCCCCCCAGAACCTCTTCCTGGTGTCCCTGGCCAGCGCGGACATCCTGGTGGCTACCCTGGTCATGCCTTTCTCCTTAGCCAACGAGCTTATGAATTACTGGTACTTCGGCAAGACTTGGTGTAACATTTATCTGGCGCTGGATGTGCTCTTCTGCACCTCCTCCATCGTCCACCTGTGCGCCATCAGCCTCGACAGGTATTGGTCGGTCACACAGGCAGTGGAGTACAACCTCAAACGGACCCCCCGGCGGATCAAGGCTATCATCCTCACTGTCTGGCTCATTTCAGCTGTCATCTCCTTCCCTCCATTGATCTCCATGTACCGGGACCCTGAGGGAGATAGTTTTCCCCAGTGCAAGCTGAACGATGAGACATGGTACATCCTTTCTTCTTGCATTGGCTCTTTCTTTGCCCCCTGCCTCATCATGGTGTTGGTCTACATCCGCATCTACCGCGTGGCCAAGCTAAGGACCAGGACCCTCTCTGAGAAGCGTACGGTGCCAGAGGGGTCATCCCAGACTGAGAATGGCTTGAGCCGCGTTGCTGGCGGC
The window above is part of the Strigops habroptila isolate Jane chromosome 7, bStrHab1.2.pri, whole genome shotgun sequence genome. Proteins encoded here:
- the ADRA2C gene encoding alpha-2C adrenergic receptor; the protein is MDLLLVVNTSLGSPNESLALPPSSPSSSDLLQPPSPYSPAAVASLAAVVGFLIVFTIVGNVLVVIAVLTSRALRAPQNLFLVSLASADILVATLVMPFSLANELMNYWYFGKTWCNIYLALDVLFCTSSIVHLCAISLDRYWSVTQAVEYNLKRTPRRIKAIILTVWLISAVISFPPLISMYRDPEGDSFPQCKLNDETWYILSSCIGSFFAPCLIMVLVYIRIYRVAKLRTRTLSEKRTVPEGSSQTENGLSRVAGGCTSLRMKLGENGHYSVHHWRKASELEDIELEESSTSESRRRRSREEHPRKSSKSQSFSYSYSSKHSSSRLSRASNRSMQLFSYRRRRKRSSICRKKVTQAREKRFTFVLAVVMGVFVVCWFPFFFSYSLYGICREACEVPETLFKFFFWIGYCNSSLNPVIYTIFNQDFRRSFKHILFKKKKKNFWH